The proteins below are encoded in one region of Maribacter aestuarii:
- a CDS encoding TonB-dependent receptor plug domain-containing protein produces the protein MKKNMYWLGASILLCTNVIAQDVVQKDSMGLQQLDDVVVTDSRFELKRENSGKTVIKISAEELERNQGRSLVEIINTKSGIEVNGSRSYAGQNISIFARGGNNRQVLVVIDGIQASDPSNVNGEYDLRLLNLSQIESIEILKGAASTLYGNSAATAVINITTKKVSKKGTSLEVLSSLGTNQSASEQNYNLSDFSNTATLVAEHDGFSILASGGHQFTDGLSAALGEESDSFSRIDGNFSLGYQFSERFKVTTSAFYNKLDSDFDNGFPVEDANFSFKSEQSRFTLASTYEYQNGSIQMNGAFNQITRTIDSDFPSYFDSESFVLDVFNKYSFGRKLYTIIGINFIENTTVFSEEETTISTDPYANVVFLSDFGLNINAGVRLNNHSDYGSNFIYNLNPSYTTKLKRGYVKFFGSYATSFIAPNLSQLYGPFGPNPDLEPEINNTLEGGIEYRPSDKLRISALYFNRREEGRIQFVTIDPTTFESQYRNTEETVNFDGFEFELQAKPLENLSLSANYTYTNSENGLALRIPKNKINASIGYDLNDRTYISLAYQYVAERTDTDFSTFTSVDLNPFSLMDLYIKHDISPAVRFFLSINNILNEEYVEIIDFTSKGRNMRLGMRLKL, from the coding sequence ATGAAAAAAAATATGTATTGGTTAGGTGCATCCATCTTGTTATGTACCAATGTTATTGCTCAAGATGTTGTACAAAAAGACTCCATGGGGCTTCAGCAGTTGGATGATGTAGTGGTAACGGATTCCCGTTTTGAACTGAAACGAGAAAATTCAGGTAAAACGGTGATTAAAATCTCAGCGGAAGAGCTGGAAAGAAACCAGGGAAGGTCACTAGTTGAAATAATCAATACAAAAAGTGGTATTGAAGTAAACGGGAGTAGGAGTTATGCTGGACAAAATATTTCTATTTTTGCTAGGGGAGGAAATAACCGCCAAGTTTTAGTAGTTATTGATGGTATTCAAGCATCGGACCCATCCAACGTTAATGGGGAATATGATTTAAGATTACTAAATCTTTCTCAAATTGAAAGTATTGAGATCCTAAAAGGAGCCGCGAGCACCTTGTACGGAAATTCGGCCGCTACTGCTGTAATCAACATAACGACCAAAAAAGTTTCAAAAAAAGGAACTTCTTTAGAAGTTTTGTCCAGTCTAGGAACGAATCAGTCCGCTAGTGAGCAAAATTATAATCTATCGGATTTTTCCAATACCGCTACGCTGGTTGCCGAACATGATGGATTTTCGATTTTGGCATCCGGGGGACATCAATTTACAGATGGATTATCTGCGGCATTAGGAGAGGAGTCTGACAGCTTTTCTAGAATTGATGGAAACTTTTCTCTAGGCTATCAATTTTCCGAACGTTTTAAGGTGACGACATCGGCCTTTTATAATAAACTGGATTCTGATTTTGATAATGGCTTTCCTGTGGAAGATGCCAATTTTAGTTTTAAAAGCGAGCAATCCAGATTCACCTTAGCATCAACCTACGAATATCAAAACGGAAGTATTCAAATGAACGGTGCATTCAATCAAATAACAAGAACAATTGATTCTGATTTTCCATCTTATTTTGATTCGGAATCTTTTGTTTTGGATGTATTTAATAAATATTCTTTTGGTCGTAAGCTCTACACCATAATTGGAATCAACTTCATTGAAAATACCACGGTTTTTTCTGAAGAAGAAACTACAATTAGCACCGACCCTTATGCCAATGTGGTGTTCTTGAGCGATTTTGGGTTGAATATAAACGCCGGAGTTCGTTTGAATAACCATAGCGACTATGGGAGCAACTTTATATATAATTTGAATCCGTCCTATACTACGAAATTGAAGCGCGGTTATGTCAAGTTTTTTGGATCCTACGCCACTTCCTTTATAGCGCCAAATCTCTCTCAATTATATGGTCCGTTTGGTCCAAATCCTGATTTAGAACCAGAAATCAATAACACCTTAGAAGGAGGAATCGAATATAGGCCCTCGGATAAACTAAGGATTAGTGCACTCTATTTTAATAGGAGGGAAGAGGGGCGAATCCAATTTGTAACCATTGATCCTACAACTTTTGAAAGTCAATACCGTAATACTGAGGAAACGGTAAATTTTGACGGTTTTGAATTTGAGTTACAAGCTAAGCCGTTGGAGAATTTAAGCTTGAGCGCTAATTATACTTACACAAATTCTGAAAATGGTTTAGCGCTCAGGATTCCAAAAAACAAAATTAATGCCAGCATAGGCTATGACTTAAATGACCGTACATATATATCCTTGGCGTATCAGTATGTCGCGGAACGAACCGATACGGATTTTTCTACTTTCACATCCGTCGATTTGAATCCATTTAGTCTTATGGACCTGTATATTAAGCATGACATTAGCCCAGCTGTCCGATTCTTTTTATCCATAAACAACATACTTAACGAGGAATATGTGGAGATAATCGATTTTACAAGCAAGGGTCGAAACATGCGGTTAGGAATGCGGTTGAAGCTATAG
- a CDS encoding ABC transporter substrate-binding protein → MASITLNKDEYDAIIAVPVENVVVTSTTHISALEALGVLDKLSGFPDTQYISSEAARRQIDAGIIKELGSNETINTEIVIALKPELVVGFGINSQNSAYETISRSKIPVVYNGDWTEATPLGKAEWIKFFAPFFQKEKEAQAIFEEIENEYLSAKELAKQATNTPKVLSGAMYKDVWYLPGGKSWAAQFIKDANGKYLWQDTLESGSLSLGWEGVLKKAANADFWVAPAQFTSYEEMQDASPHYQEFGAFKNKNIYTFSRTLGATGGVLYYELAPQRPDLVLKDLIHIFHPELLPEHQLYFFKPLK, encoded by the coding sequence ATGGCCTCGATAACCTTGAACAAGGACGAGTACGACGCCATCATTGCAGTTCCAGTAGAAAATGTGGTAGTGACCTCTACTACTCACATTTCGGCTCTAGAGGCTTTGGGTGTTCTAGATAAATTATCCGGGTTTCCTGATACCCAATATATATCCTCAGAGGCCGCACGCAGGCAAATTGATGCTGGTATAATCAAAGAACTTGGCAGCAATGAAACGATAAATACGGAAATAGTGATTGCGCTCAAACCAGAACTAGTGGTGGGTTTTGGAATCAATTCGCAGAATTCAGCCTACGAAACTATTTCCCGCTCAAAAATTCCGGTCGTATATAATGGCGATTGGACCGAAGCGACACCTTTAGGCAAGGCCGAATGGATAAAGTTTTTCGCTCCATTTTTTCAAAAAGAAAAAGAGGCACAGGCAATTTTCGAAGAGATAGAAAACGAATACCTATCGGCAAAAGAATTGGCAAAACAGGCTACCAATACCCCAAAAGTCTTAAGTGGTGCCATGTACAAAGATGTTTGGTACCTTCCCGGTGGAAAAAGTTGGGCGGCCCAGTTTATAAAGGATGCCAATGGGAAATATCTGTGGCAAGACACTTTAGAATCCGGCAGTTTATCACTAGGATGGGAAGGGGTTTTGAAAAAGGCAGCGAACGCAGATTTTTGGGTAGCTCCAGCCCAGTTTACTTCGTATGAAGAAATGCAAGATGCCAGCCCACATTATCAGGAGTTTGGTGCTTTTAAAAATAAAAATATCTATACATTTTCCAGAACCCTTGGAGCAACAGGAGGGGTACTGTATTACGAGTTGGCACCACAAAGACCGGATTTAGTGTTAAAAGATCTCATACACATTTTTCATCCAGAATTATTACCAGAGCATCAACTCTACTTTTTCAAACCTTTAAAATAA
- a CDS encoding FecCD family ABC transporter permease codes for MEKPKTYRFSFLFLVCLLIVCFILNLSLGSVSISLSDTLHVIFGGNLENSSLEYIIWNYRIPKACTAILVGGGLGLSGLLMQTLFRNPLAGPFVLGISSGASLGAAILIMGASLFSGLATYSVVNDIALVVASSAGSFLVLLAVIIVAIKIKDTMALLIIGLMFGSITAAIVSVLAYFSNAERLQQYLYWSFGSVGNLSWGQLTLLFCFVCIGTLLSIISVKPLNGYLLGENYAKSLGINLKKSRYIIIIATGLLSGSITAFAGPIAFIGLAVPHLTRQIFDTTNHKILLPAVLIYGGIILLLCDVVAQLPGSVNVLPINAITSILGAPVVIWLLLRKRKMVF; via the coding sequence TTGGAGAAACCTAAAACATATCGTTTTTCATTTCTATTCCTAGTTTGCTTGCTGATAGTATGCTTCATTCTAAATCTTAGCCTAGGTTCCGTTTCCATTTCCTTGTCAGATACCTTGCACGTGATTTTTGGTGGAAATCTAGAAAATTCTTCCCTGGAATATATCATATGGAATTACCGCATTCCAAAAGCATGTACCGCTATTCTAGTTGGTGGTGGGTTAGGATTAAGTGGACTCTTAATGCAGACCCTTTTTAGGAACCCGTTGGCCGGACCTTTTGTTTTGGGAATAAGTTCAGGAGCCAGTTTGGGGGCGGCTATTTTAATTATGGGAGCTTCCCTATTTTCTGGATTGGCAACTTATAGTGTTGTCAACGATATAGCGCTGGTAGTCGCCTCTAGCGCGGGTAGTTTTCTTGTCCTGTTGGCCGTAATAATTGTAGCTATAAAAATAAAGGATACTATGGCCTTGCTCATCATCGGCCTTATGTTTGGAAGTATCACCGCGGCCATCGTAAGCGTACTTGCCTACTTTAGCAATGCAGAAAGGCTTCAGCAGTATCTTTATTGGTCCTTCGGTAGTGTCGGAAATCTTTCCTGGGGGCAATTGACGCTCTTGTTTTGTTTTGTGTGTATCGGAACCTTGCTCAGCATTATTTCAGTAAAACCCCTTAATGGTTATTTGCTCGGGGAAAATTATGCGAAAAGTCTGGGCATCAACCTAAAAAAATCACGTTACATTATCATTATCGCTACAGGATTGTTATCAGGAAGTATAACCGCTTTCGCGGGTCCGATTGCTTTTATAGGTTTAGCGGTGCCACATCTCACCCGACAAATTTTTGATACCACCAACCATAAGATACTTTTGCCCGCCGTACTAATCTACGGAGGTATTATTTTGTTACTTTGTGATGTAGTAGCCCAATTGCCAGGCTCGGTTAACGTGCTGCCAATAAATGCAATCACCAGTATTCTTGGTGCTCCAGTTGTAATTTGGCTTTTGCTTCGAAAGAGAAAAATGGTATTTTAA
- a CDS encoding ABC transporter ATP-binding protein — translation MNFELRKGELSAIVGVNGIGKSTLLRTLGNFQPKISGSIKISDKSLEVFPPLKLASKISVVLTEPIASKNLNVRELIALGRQPYTNWLDNLSAQDLLKINEAIQLLELSALIDKKCYELSDGQMQRVLIARALAQDTDIILLDEPTTHLDLYHKVQIFKLLKSIAHVTRKTILFTSHEIEMAIQLCDKILIMDGYTNPFEDPCALIENKAFERLFPSDTVMFDAVNGTFKINK, via the coding sequence ATTAATTTTGAGCTTCGGAAAGGAGAATTATCGGCCATAGTGGGCGTAAACGGTATTGGCAAATCTACCCTATTGAGAACCTTGGGTAATTTCCAGCCTAAAATTTCGGGGTCTATCAAGATTAGCGATAAGAGCTTGGAAGTATTCCCTCCTCTTAAACTTGCATCTAAAATTAGCGTAGTTCTAACGGAGCCTATTGCCTCAAAAAATCTAAATGTTAGAGAGCTAATAGCCCTGGGAAGGCAACCGTATACCAATTGGCTAGACAATCTTTCAGCCCAGGATTTACTAAAGATCAATGAAGCTATTCAACTGCTAGAGCTCTCTGCCCTAATTGATAAAAAGTGTTATGAATTAAGCGATGGACAAATGCAACGAGTATTAATTGCGAGAGCATTGGCACAGGATACGGATATCATATTATTGGATGAACCCACTACACATCTTGACCTCTACCATAAAGTTCAAATTTTTAAGCTTTTGAAATCCATAGCCCATGTGACCCGTAAGACCATTCTATTTACGAGTCATGAAATAGAAATGGCCATACAGTTATGTGATAAAATATTGATTATGGATGGTTATACGAATCCTTTTGAAGACCCATGTGCTCTTATTGAAAACAAAGCTTTTGAGCGTCTTTTTCCCTCGGATACCGTAATGTTCGATGCAGTGAACGGAACCTTTAAGATTAACAAATAA
- the rmuC gene encoding DNA recombination protein RmuC, which produces MNETLLYIIVALVFLAIGYFLGNYIQNLKTKSSQSALEEREQQMHNNLTVLEQRLRDTEEHKVQLQSEKEQLGNQIVRYQADLENLQLKNQEQKDEVEKLQEKFTKEFENLANKILEEKSLKFTERNEKNIRNILTPLNEKIQLFEKKVEESQKENISIHSALKEQLLNLQTQNLKITQEAENLTKALKGDSKMQGNWGELVLERVLEKSGLEKDREYTVQQSFTREDGSRVLPDVIINLPDGKKMIVDSKVSLTDYERYVNAEEELQEKYLKDHINSLRRHVDQLSAKKYEDLYEMESPDFVLMFIPIEPAFAIAINNDNSLYNKAFEQNIVIVTPSTLLATLRTIDSMWNNEKQQRNAIEIARQAGALYDKFEGFVGDLTKVGKKMDDAKEEYKGAMNKLVEGRGNIITSIQKLKKMGAKAKKSIPEPILKRAREDDFEEEEPKLKL; this is translated from the coding sequence ATGAACGAGACCTTACTCTATATTATCGTTGCCCTAGTTTTTCTTGCAATCGGCTATTTTCTAGGAAATTATATACAGAACCTTAAGACAAAGTCCAGCCAGAGTGCCTTGGAAGAACGTGAGCAACAAATGCATAACAATCTTACCGTTTTAGAACAACGTTTAAGGGACACCGAGGAGCACAAAGTACAGTTGCAAAGTGAGAAAGAACAGCTTGGAAACCAAATTGTGCGTTACCAAGCCGATTTAGAAAACCTTCAACTCAAAAACCAGGAACAGAAAGATGAAGTAGAAAAGCTACAGGAGAAATTCACCAAGGAATTTGAAAACCTGGCCAATAAGATTTTAGAGGAAAAAAGTTTAAAATTCACAGAACGAAACGAAAAGAACATAAGAAACATTCTGACCCCATTAAACGAGAAGATCCAACTATTTGAGAAAAAGGTAGAAGAAAGTCAGAAAGAAAACATCAGTATTCACTCCGCGCTCAAAGAACAACTGCTGAACCTGCAGACCCAGAACTTGAAAATAACCCAAGAAGCGGAGAATTTGACAAAGGCACTTAAAGGCGATAGCAAAATGCAGGGGAATTGGGGAGAACTGGTGTTGGAACGGGTATTAGAAAAGTCAGGGCTTGAAAAAGACCGGGAGTATACCGTACAACAAAGTTTTACCAGGGAAGACGGTTCACGCGTATTACCGGATGTTATCATTAACCTGCCGGACGGTAAAAAAATGATCGTAGATTCTAAGGTGTCCTTAACCGATTATGAGCGCTATGTTAATGCCGAGGAAGAACTGCAAGAGAAATACCTTAAAGACCACATTAACTCGCTTAGAAGGCATGTAGACCAATTATCCGCAAAAAAATATGAAGATCTCTACGAAATGGAAAGTCCAGATTTCGTATTGATGTTCATTCCTATAGAACCGGCTTTTGCCATTGCGATAAACAATGATAATTCACTTTATAATAAAGCCTTTGAGCAGAATATCGTCATCGTTACCCCATCTACCCTGTTGGCAACTCTAAGAACCATTGATAGTATGTGGAACAACGAGAAACAGCAGCGCAACGCCATTGAGATTGCACGGCAGGCAGGCGCTTTGTATGACAAATTCGAAGGGTTTGTGGGCGATTTGACCAAAGTTGGCAAAAAAATGGACGATGCCAAGGAGGAGTATAAAGGTGCCATGAATAAATTGGTGGAAGGCCGTGGAAATATTATTACTAGCATACAGAAGCTTAAAAAAATGGGGGCAAAAGCCAAAAAATCTATTCCAGAACCTATACTAAAACGCGCCAGGGAAGATGATTTTGAAGAGGAAGAACCCAAACTAAAATTATAA
- a CDS encoding 6-phosphogluconate dehydrogenase, whose product MKKILFLFIGGVLLLFALFYAFNYFVPYSEGVRSGELIKISKKGIIVKTWEGEISQGISGAQIFAFSVLDKDQEVIDKLQEYQGRYVKVSYTERFFTFFWLGDTKYFITKVEQEQSPHFRN is encoded by the coding sequence ATGAAAAAAATACTATTCCTTTTTATCGGCGGAGTCCTATTGCTCTTTGCTCTCTTTTACGCCTTTAATTACTTTGTGCCCTATAGTGAAGGTGTCCGCTCCGGAGAATTAATCAAAATCAGTAAAAAAGGAATCATCGTAAAAACTTGGGAAGGTGAAATTAGCCAAGGCATATCGGGTGCACAGATTTTCGCTTTTTCCGTTTTGGACAAAGACCAAGAGGTCATAGATAAATTACAGGAATACCAAGGGCGTTACGTGAAAGTAAGTTACACGGAACGTTTCTTTACCTTCTTTTGGCTGGGTGACACCAAATATTTCATTACTAAAGTAGAACAAGAGCAGTCACCACATTTTAGAAATTGA
- a CDS encoding acyl-CoA thioesterase — translation MEEFKSVKESRVSITELMLPSHSNFGGKVHGGHILNLMDQIAFACASKHSRRYCVTASVNRVDFLNPIDVGELITLRASVNFTGRTSMVIGVRVDAENITTGQKKHCNSSYFTMVAKDENGQSVPVPGLLVTDKQGVRRFARSKYRKESAFKRDTKFDESNFDVEEFIETLKSENCKINL, via the coding sequence ATGGAGGAGTTTAAAAGTGTAAAAGAATCTCGTGTTTCCATAACGGAGCTAATGCTGCCTTCCCATTCTAATTTTGGGGGTAAGGTCCATGGTGGACATATTTTGAATTTAATGGACCAGATTGCCTTTGCCTGCGCTTCCAAACATTCCAGAAGATACTGCGTAACGGCCTCCGTTAATCGAGTAGATTTTTTAAATCCAATAGATGTTGGAGAATTGATCACCTTGCGGGCATCCGTTAATTTCACGGGTAGGACCTCTATGGTAATAGGTGTTCGTGTGGATGCGGAAAATATAACGACAGGCCAGAAAAAACACTGTAATTCTTCCTACTTTACCATGGTGGCAAAAGACGAAAATGGCCAGAGTGTTCCAGTCCCCGGACTTTTAGTTACCGATAAGCAAGGTGTTAGGCGTTTTGCAAGAAGTAAGTATCGCAAAGAATCCGCTTTTAAAAGAGATACTAAGTTCGATGAAAGCAATTTTGACGTTGAAGAGTTTATAGAGACCTTAAAATCAGAAAACTGCAAAATTAATCTTTAG
- the pgl gene encoding 6-phosphogluconolactonase yields MELKIYSNKQEVAKEFSTYFAEFVSDKDTVHIALSGGSTPKIVFDTLASDFADKIEWEKINFYWGDERCVLPTDEESNYKMTVDHLFSKIEVPEENIHRILGENNPTGEAMRYANLLEINLDRVDGIPQFDLVILGMGDDGHTASIFPHEIELWDAPDHCVVATHPDTGQKRVSINGNVINKAKGVVFLVTGESKEDKVAEIINKTGNHESYPASLVAPESGHLIWFLDKSAARGIAKD; encoded by the coding sequence ATGGAATTAAAAATATATAGTAATAAACAAGAAGTAGCAAAAGAGTTTTCCACGTACTTTGCGGAATTTGTCTCCGACAAAGACACGGTGCATATCGCTTTATCCGGTGGAAGTACTCCAAAAATAGTTTTTGATACCCTCGCTTCGGATTTTGCCGATAAAATTGAATGGGAGAAAATTAATTTCTATTGGGGTGATGAGCGGTGCGTTCTGCCCACCGATGAAGAAAGCAATTACAAAATGACGGTGGACCATTTGTTCTCCAAAATTGAGGTTCCTGAAGAAAATATCCATAGGATTTTGGGAGAAAACAACCCCACTGGCGAGGCTATGCGCTATGCCAATCTTTTAGAAATAAATTTGGATAGGGTTGATGGCATACCACAATTTGATTTGGTAATCTTAGGTATGGGTGACGACGGGCACACCGCTTCCATATTTCCTCATGAAATCGAACTATGGGATGCCCCGGACCATTGTGTGGTAGCCACACATCCTGATACCGGTCAGAAAAGGGTTTCTATCAATGGCAACGTTATCAATAAGGCTAAGGGGGTTGTTTTCTTAGTTACCGGAGAAAGTAAAGAAGATAAGGTGGCCGAGATTATCAACAAAACGGGGAATCATGAGTCATATCCCGCTAGTCTCGTAGCCCCAGAATCCGGTCATTTAATCTGGTTTCTGGATAAAAGTGCAGCCAGGGGTATTGCTAAAGATTAA
- the zwf gene encoding glucose-6-phosphate dehydrogenase translates to MKKTENQMLVIFGASGDLTARKLIPAILNLAQGGHLPNNFVVLGASRSEWTDEQFRKSVITESRHLGDELKNNHKKLISDFCNRLFYHELGSDQDADYGPLKKRIDELNKTYKTDNNYIFYLSVPPSAHELISKNLHEQNLDDESDGWKRLIVEKPFGYSLETAKNLNNILQQYFKESQIFRIDHYLGKETVQNLLVTRFANSIFEPLWNRNYIHHVEITNAESGGVEKRGGYYDKSGALRDMFQSHLLQIVALVIMEPPLSADAEEIRNEKLKALKSLRLMTDPETLHKSTIRAQYVSSVIDGKKVKGYREEEDVDLNSMTETYAAIKFYVDNWRWADVPFYVRTAKRMPTKVTEVVIHFKTPHHQIFKDSGMNSKDNKLIIRIQPDEGVLIKFGVKVPGQGFKVERANLDFYYSSLVENHVMEAYERLLLDAMQGDATLYARADEVEAAWAFVDPILEYWKNSDAKMYGYSAGVWGPKNADDLIEGLGMWRNPSENLADDPGFCVIC, encoded by the coding sequence ATGAAGAAAACTGAAAATCAAATGCTGGTCATTTTTGGAGCTTCCGGAGACCTTACTGCCCGTAAACTAATACCTGCAATTCTAAATTTGGCACAAGGTGGACATTTGCCCAACAATTTCGTAGTCTTGGGTGCAAGTAGGAGCGAGTGGACCGATGAACAGTTCAGAAAAAGTGTAATCACTGAAAGCAGACATTTGGGAGATGAATTGAAGAACAATCACAAAAAATTGATATCAGATTTTTGCAATCGACTCTTTTATCATGAGTTGGGTAGTGACCAAGACGCTGATTATGGACCTTTAAAGAAGAGGATTGATGAACTAAACAAGACTTATAAAACTGACAATAACTATATTTTTTATTTGTCGGTTCCTCCATCTGCACATGAGTTGATTTCCAAGAACCTTCACGAACAAAATTTGGATGATGAATCAGACGGTTGGAAACGTTTGATTGTAGAAAAGCCATTTGGGTACAGCTTGGAGACGGCCAAGAACCTGAACAATATTTTGCAACAATATTTTAAGGAGTCACAAATCTTTAGGATAGACCATTATTTAGGGAAAGAAACGGTTCAGAACCTTTTGGTCACCCGTTTTGCCAACAGCATTTTTGAGCCGCTATGGAACCGAAATTATATTCACCATGTTGAAATAACCAACGCCGAAAGCGGTGGTGTAGAAAAGCGTGGGGGATATTACGATAAATCGGGTGCCCTCCGTGATATGTTCCAGAGCCATTTGTTACAGATTGTTGCACTAGTTATTATGGAACCTCCTTTAAGCGCTGATGCAGAAGAAATTAGGAATGAAAAGCTTAAGGCATTAAAATCGCTACGACTAATGACCGACCCTGAAACACTTCATAAGAGTACCATAAGAGCACAGTATGTTTCCTCGGTGATTGATGGGAAAAAGGTGAAGGGTTATCGTGAGGAGGAGGATGTTGACTTAAATTCCATGACGGAAACGTACGCCGCTATTAAATTCTATGTAGACAACTGGCGTTGGGCTGATGTTCCATTTTATGTGCGAACTGCCAAAAGAATGCCTACGAAGGTGACGGAAGTTGTCATACATTTTAAGACTCCGCACCATCAAATATTTAAGGATTCCGGGATGAATAGTAAGGACAATAAATTGATAATCCGTATTCAACCAGATGAAGGCGTTTTAATAAAATTTGGAGTTAAAGTACCAGGTCAAGGATTTAAAGTAGAACGCGCTAATTTGGATTTCTACTATTCGAGTTTAGTTGAAAACCACGTGATGGAGGCATATGAGCGTTTATTGCTGGATGCTATGCAAGGAGATGCCACTCTATATGCACGAGCTGACGAGGTTGAGGCTGCATGGGCTTTTGTAGACCCTATTCTAGAGTATTGGAAAAATTCGGATGCCAAAATGTACGGCTATTCTGCTGGCGTATGGGGACCCAAAAATGCAGATGACCTTATTGAGGGCTTAGGCATGTGGCGTAACCCGAGTGAAAATTTAGCAGATGATCCTGGATTTTGTGTGATTTGCTAA
- the gndA gene encoding NADP-dependent phosphogluconate dehydrogenase encodes MEQKYDFGLVGLGVMGRNFILNVADNGFTAFGNDLDNEKVDALIKEGGDVEKVNASTSAKTFVNALKTPRKIMLLVPAGKVVDSVIEGLLPHLDKGDIIIDGGNSFFTDTDRREAYLETRGISFFGAGVSGGAKGARRGPSIMPGGSKSAYAHIKPIFEAVSAKFNGEPCVAYLGPKSAGNYVKMVHNGIEYGLMQLTSEIYDVLKKGGSFTNEELHATYTKWNAGRLQSFLVEITSKIFIQKDELNLSKIGLLDQISDKAKQKGTGKWTSQNAMDLGIPVPSIDIAVSMREISALKEERIAADKIYDRPKVSPMEKVKLEKLAEEALYFSFIVTYAQGLHQLADASKEYNYQLEIAQIAKIWRAGCIIRAGLLADITKAFQGDKNLPNLLVSPTFVKKVQSTVSSARELVAYGATNGIPLPGLSNSLTYFDAYTSARLPLNLIQAQRDYFGSHTYERLDKEGVFHTEWED; translated from the coding sequence ATGGAGCAAAAATATGATTTTGGATTAGTAGGGTTAGGTGTTATGGGACGAAATTTTATATTGAACGTCGCGGATAATGGTTTTACTGCCTTTGGGAACGATTTGGACAATGAAAAGGTTGACGCCTTGATAAAAGAAGGTGGAGACGTTGAGAAGGTAAATGCTTCTACTAGTGCCAAAACCTTTGTAAATGCGTTGAAAACTCCTAGAAAAATCATGTTGTTGGTTCCTGCAGGGAAGGTAGTAGATTCAGTTATAGAAGGACTCTTACCCCACTTGGATAAGGGAGACATCATCATCGATGGAGGAAATTCCTTCTTTACCGATACAGATCGCAGGGAGGCATATTTAGAAACTCGTGGTATCAGCTTTTTTGGTGCCGGTGTGTCTGGAGGGGCTAAAGGTGCGCGTCGAGGACCAAGTATTATGCCTGGAGGCTCAAAAAGTGCCTATGCCCACATTAAGCCTATTTTTGAAGCTGTATCGGCTAAATTTAATGGAGAACCTTGCGTTGCCTATTTAGGGCCAAAATCAGCGGGCAATTACGTCAAAATGGTACATAACGGTATCGAATATGGTTTGATGCAGTTGACTTCTGAAATTTATGACGTACTTAAAAAAGGAGGAAGTTTTACCAATGAAGAACTACATGCCACTTATACGAAATGGAATGCCGGTCGACTTCAATCTTTCCTAGTAGAGATTACATCTAAAATTTTTATTCAAAAGGATGAACTTAACTTAAGTAAAATTGGACTTTTAGACCAGATTTCTGATAAAGCAAAACAAAAAGGCACGGGTAAATGGACCAGTCAAAATGCCATGGACCTTGGTATTCCGGTTCCCTCAATTGATATTGCGGTAAGTATGCGGGAAATTTCCGCACTTAAAGAGGAGCGGATCGCAGCCGATAAAATATATGACAGACCAAAAGTATCACCCATGGAGAAGGTGAAACTTGAAAAACTTGCGGAGGAAGCCTTATACTTTTCCTTTATTGTTACCTATGCCCAAGGTCTACATCAACTAGCGGATGCTTCCAAAGAATACAACTATCAATTGGAGATTGCACAAATAGCTAAAATCTGGCGGGCAGGCTGCATCATTAGAGCAGGACTTTTAGCCGATATTACCAAAGCATTCCAAGGGGATAAAAATTTACCGAACCTGCTTGTATCCCCAACGTTCGTCAAAAAAGTGCAAAGTACCGTTTCTTCTGCAAGGGAATTGGTGGCATACGGAGCGACAAATGGAATACCGCTACCAGGGCTTTCCAACTCCCTCACCTATTTTGACGCGTATACCTCTGCTAGACTTCCACTTAACCTCATACAGGCACAGCGGGATTATTTTGGATCACACACGTATGAGCGTTTGGACAAAGAAGGAGTTTTTCATACGGAATGGGAAGATTAA